The genomic region TGAGGAGTTCCTTCTCCTTGACCGGCGCCTCGCCCGGATCGATCACGATGTAGGACTCAAAGTAGAGCACGCGTTCCAGTTCGCGCAGCGAGATGTCGAGGAGATGTCCGATGCGGGAAGGCACTCCCTTGAAGAACCAGACATGCGAGCAGGGAGAAGCCAGCTCGATATGGCCCAACCGCTCCCGCCGCACCTTGCTGAGGGTGACTTCCACGCCGCACTTGTCGCAGATGACCCCGCGGTGCTTCATGCGCTTGTACTTGCCGCACAAGCATTCCCAGTCGGTGACCGGTCCGAAGATGCGAGCGCAAAACAGGCCGTCCCGCTCCGGCTTAAAGGTGCGGTAGTTAATCGTCTCCGGCTTGGTGACCTCCCCGTGCGACCACGAGCGGATCTTCTCGGGGGAGGCGATGGAAATTCGGATGGCGTCAAAATCGGCAATCGGATTCATTCGATCATGCGGGTTACTTCTAAACAAGGTCACTTCCTCCTGGCCCCGTTCGAGGCCCAATCGAAATCACTGAAGAGTCCACCATCAGCGTGATGCCGCCGCGGAGAAATCGGGTCGGGCGGCACCCCCGGCGGCATATCCCGCCGGCTTTCAAACGCTGAGTGGTTCGGCCACCTTCTTCTTGATCAACTCCACATCGAGACCCAGCGACTGCAATTCACGGATCAGCACATTGAAGGACTCGGGGACTCCCGGCTCAATGGCGGCTTCTCCCTTCACGATCGCCTCGTAAATTTTCGCGCGACCGTAAACATCATCCGACTTTGCCGTCAGCAGTTCCTGCAGGATATAAGCGGCTCCATACGCTTCGAGCGCCCACACCTCCATTTCCCCGAACCGCTGTCCACCGAACTGGGCCTTTCCGCCCAGCGGCTGCTGCGTGATAAGGGAGTACGGGCCGATGGACCGGGCGTGGATCTTGTCGTCGACGAGGTGGGAGAGCTTGAGCATATAGATGTAACCCACCGCCACCGGCTGTTCAAAGGGAATGCCCGTCAACCCGTCGTAAAGAGTGGTCTTCCCATGCTCGGGAAGCCCGGATTTCCGCAGCATCGCTTTGATTTCCTTTTCGGTGGCGCCATCGAACACGGGGGAGGCGAAATGCAGTCCCAGCGCGTGGGCGGCCCAGCCCAGATGGGTCTCGAGGATCTGTCCCACGTTCATGCGGGAAGGCACCCCGAGCGGGTTCAACACGATCTCCACCGGAGTTCCGTCGGGAAGGTAGGGCATGTCCTCCTCCGGCAGGATGCGCGCGATGACGCCCTTGTTTCCGTGCCGGCCGGCCATCTTGTCGCCGACCGAGAGCTTCCGCTTCATCGCCACATAGACCTTCACCATTTTGATGACGCCCGGGGGAAGCTCGTCGCCCTTCTTTAACTTTGCCACTTTTTCATCGGTGATCTTCTTCAGCACCTCGATCTGCCGCGAGGTCATGTCCTCGACTTCCTGGATCCGCTCCGCCAGATCCTCGGCCTGGTCCTTCACCTTCATGCGCTTCAAATCGACCGGCTTCAAGGACGCGAGGGCCTCACGGGTGAGGACGGTCTTTTTAGAAAGCACCTTTTTCTGGGTCCGCTCATTCACCAGGTCCGCCACCAACTCCTGCCCTTCGAGCAACTGGCACAGTCGTTTCAACCGCTCGTCGCTCAGAATTCGAATCTCGTCCTGCAGGTTCATCTGGAGGCGTTCGATCTGCGCGTTTTCAATTTGTTTCGCGCGCAGGTCTTTTTCCTGGCCCTTGCGGGAGAAGATCTTGACGTCGACGATGGTCCCCTCGATGCCCGGGGGGGTGTAGAGTGACGCATCCCGGACATCCCCGGCCTTTTCGCCAAAGATGGCGCGCAGCAGTTTTTCTTCCGGGGTCAGCTGAGTTTCGCCTTTGGGCGTCACCTTCCCCACGAGGATCGACCCGGGCTTGACCTGGGCGCCGATGCGAATGATGCCGCTCTCATCGAGGTCCCGGAGCGTGCCCTCGCCGACATTGGGGATATCGCGGGTGATTTCTTCGGGTCCCAGCTTGGTTTCGCGCGCTTCGATTTCAAATTCTTCGATATGGATGGAGGTGTAATAATCCTCGCGGACCAGTTTTTCGCTGACCAGGATGGCGTCCTCAAAGTTGTACCCGCGCCAGGGCATGAAGGCCACGAGAATATTCCGGCCGAGGGCCAATTCGCCCAGGTCGGTGCACGGACCGTCCGCCAACACCTGTCCTTTCACGACCCGCGCGCCGGCGCGGACGATCGGTTTCTGATTGATGCAGGTGTTTTGATTGGAGCGTTTAAACTTGATCAACGAGTAAATGTCGGCTCCGACCTCGCGCGACAGCTGACCGCTGTCACTGCCCTCGACGCGCACGATGATGCGCTCGCTGTCGACGCTGTCGACGATGCCGGAACGGCGGCAGACCACCGTCGCGCCGGAGTCACGGGCTGTAATCTTCTCCATGCCGGTCCCCACCAGCGGGGCTTCGGCCCGCAGCAGGGGGACGGACTGCCGCTGCATGTTGGAACCCATAAGGGCGCGATTGGCGTCGTCATTCTCGAGGAACGGAACGAGCGAGGCGGCCACCGAAACCAGCTGCTTGGGAGAGACATCAATGAAGTCCACCTCATCGCGCGGCACCAGGACGAAATTTCCGGCGCGGCGGGCATTCACCAGCTCCGGAATCAGCCGTCCGTTCTCGTCCAGCGGCACGTTGGCCTGGGCGATCGTGTACTTGTCCTCTTCCCACGCCGACTGGTAGAAGGAGAAGGGCTCATACTCCATCGGCTTCCGGCGCTTGCCCTTCAACCCCTCATTGTCGTCTTCGGCCACCTTCTTTTCCACCTGGTCGCCGATGTGATACTCACTGTCCCCCTGATTCGTCATGGTCACGTAGTCGACCACCCGCCCCTCTTTGACCTTGCGGTAAGGGCTTTCAATGAAGCCGTATTCGTTGATACGGGCATAACAGGAGAGCGAGGAAATCAGCCCGATGTTGGGCCCTTCCGGCGTCTCAATCGGACAGATGCGCCCGTAGTGCGTGGGATGGACGTCGCGCACTTCGAACCCGGCCCGCTCGCGGGAAAGGCCGCCGGGACCGAGCGCCGAAAGCCGGCGCTTGTGCGTGATCTCCGAGAGCGGATTCGTCTGATCCATGAACTGCGACAGCTGCGAGGATCCAAAGAATTCCTTGATCGCCGCCATCACCGGCTTGGCATTGATCAAATCGTGAGGCATGACCGAAGACATATCCTGGAACACCGACATCTTCTCCTTGATGGCCCGCTCCATGCGCACCAGGCCGATGCGGAACTGGTTCTCCAGGAGTTCGCCCACCGCCCGGACGCGGCGGTTTCCCAGGTGATCGATGTCATCAACCGCCCCGATGCTTTTGCGCAATTTCAGCAGGTAGCGGATTACGGAATAGAAATCCTCGGCGTTGAGTGTCCGCTTCTCCAGCGGCGTTTCCAGGCCGAGCTTGATGTTGAATTTGAGCCGGCCGACCTTCGAAAAATCATACTTGCGCGGATCAAAGAACATCCCCTCGAAAAGCGCCGTGGCCGTTTCCAAAGTGGGCGGATCGCCCGGGCGGAGCTTGCGATAGATCTCGATCAGGGCTTCCTGCGGGGTTTTCACCGTGTCCTTCTTCAGCGTTTGCGAAGTGACCAGCCCCACATCATCCCGCTCCGGGAAGAAGACCCCAATGGAATCAATCCCGGCGTCCATGATCTTTCCAACGAGGTTGGGATTCAATTCCGCGTTGGCTTCCATCAACACCTCGCCGGTGTTCTTGTCGACGAGGTCGGAGACCGAAAAGGCCCCCGTCAAATCATTGGGACTCACCTCCACTTCGGTGATCTTGGCCTTCTCGATTTCCTTGTAGATGGCCCCG from Terriglobia bacterium harbors:
- the rpoB gene encoding DNA-directed RNA polymerase subunit beta, whose translation is MNLLPSEREDNGLQAVFNSVFPISDFRGQSQLEFVEYTIGNWECKCGELKGLDHLRSKCQNCNSIIITDPYLGATILCKVCGASNRNIVTFCDKCGDPVNLQLKYDVNECQERGMTYAVPLKVTIRLVIYEKDAETGEKQVLDVKEQEVYFGEVPLMTENGTFIINGTERVIVSQLHRSPGVFFEAANQRTFFLGKIIPYRGSWVEFEYDTKNILYVRIDRKRKFTASVFLRALGLKNDEEILKTFYKVDAIRFQDNKLYWQVTPSLVGFKVSHHINHPKTKEEICHAGRKITGAIYKEIEKAKITEVEVSPNDLTGAFSVSDLVDKNTGEVLMEANAELNPNLVGKIMDAGIDSIGVFFPERDDVGLVTSQTLKKDTVKTPQEALIEIYRKLRPGDPPTLETATALFEGMFFDPRKYDFSKVGRLKFNIKLGLETPLEKRTLNAEDFYSVIRYLLKLRKSIGAVDDIDHLGNRRVRAVGELLENQFRIGLVRMERAIKEKMSVFQDMSSVMPHDLINAKPVMAAIKEFFGSSQLSQFMDQTNPLSEITHKRRLSALGPGGLSRERAGFEVRDVHPTHYGRICPIETPEGPNIGLISSLSCYARINEYGFIESPYRKVKEGRVVDYVTMTNQGDSEYHIGDQVEKKVAEDDNEGLKGKRRKPMEYEPFSFYQSAWEEDKYTIAQANVPLDENGRLIPELVNARRAGNFVLVPRDEVDFIDVSPKQLVSVAASLVPFLENDDANRALMGSNMQRQSVPLLRAEAPLVGTGMEKITARDSGATVVCRRSGIVDSVDSERIIVRVEGSDSGQLSREVGADIYSLIKFKRSNQNTCINQKPIVRAGARVVKGQVLADGPCTDLGELALGRNILVAFMPWRGYNFEDAILVSEKLVREDYYTSIHIEEFEIEARETKLGPEEITRDIPNVGEGTLRDLDESGIIRIGAQVKPGSILVGKVTPKGETQLTPEEKLLRAIFGEKAGDVRDASLYTPPGIEGTIVDVKIFSRKGQEKDLRAKQIENAQIERLQMNLQDEIRILSDERLKRLCQLLEGQELVADLVNERTQKKVLSKKTVLTREALASLKPVDLKRMKVKDQAEDLAERIQEVEDMTSRQIEVLKKITDEKVAKLKKGDELPPGVIKMVKVYVAMKRKLSVGDKMAGRHGNKGVIARILPEEDMPYLPDGTPVEIVLNPLGVPSRMNVGQILETHLGWAAHALGLHFASPVFDGATEKEIKAMLRKSGLPEHGKTTLYDGLTGIPFEQPVAVGYIYMLKLSHLVDDKIHARSIGPYSLITQQPLGGKAQFGGQRFGEMEVWALEAYGAAYILQELLTAKSDDVYGRAKIYEAIVKGEAAIEPGVPESFNVLIRELQSLGLDVELIKKKVAEPLSV